The DNA segment gccacccgccgcctctGGGCCATCAGCATGACCAAGGTACGTACGTTTCGCCGCCGGTGATCGATCACCGGAGTAAGTACAGAGAGATGGCTGTACACATCTTGATTAATTCTTggtgcatggatggatggacgaATATGCGCAGGACAACGAGAAGAAGGCGGTGCTGGTGGTGCAGTCGCTGCGGAACGTGATCATGGGGTCGACgctggtggcgacgacggcgatcctCTTCTGCACGGGGATCGCGGCGGTGCTGAGCagcacgtacaccatcaagAAGCCGCTCAGCGACGCCGTCTTCGGCGCCCACGGCGAGTACATGATGGCGCTCAAGTACGTGGCGCTGCtgctcctcttcctcgtcgccttcctctcccactccctcgCCATCTGCTTCCTCAACGAGGCCAGTTTCCTCATCAacacctcccccaccctcctcgccggcggcgatggcgccggtgacgacggcggccgccgcctcctcggcctTCCGTCGACGAGGGACTACATGGAGGAGGCGCTGGAGAAGGGGTTCACGCTCAACTTCGTCGGCAACCGCATCTTCTTCGCCGGCGTCCCGCTCCTCCTCTGGATCTTCGGCCCgctcctcgccttcctctcctccctcgtcaTGATCCCCATCCTCTACAACCTCGACGTCGTCAACGTCAAATCACATcgcggcggcgactgcggctgcggctgcggcaaTGGGAAATCATCGGTGGACAAGAacggcgccgcagccgccatgGATTGCACGCTTGTCTGACGAAgaagcaagcaaagcaatcttGGCTCGATCGATGATCGATCTATCTGCAGCGAGATTTGGTCCGGTCCAATAAAAAATACCTCGAGATACCGGTACCTACGGTACCTGCAGCATGCTTGTTCATGTGTGATATAAGTGTAGTGATGGTACAGTAGACTGCCACATTGGTAGTTAATTTGGCTCTATAGCTAGTGCATATGCATGCGTGGACGAAAAAGCTAGTTTCTTGTGGATCAGCAACACGTACGTCAGTGGACGATATAAGTTGCTTCCTAGATGGTACTAGGAAATCCGTTCTTGAGTTCGTTGCATGCATATGACATGGAATCCAACAGCGCGTCTTGCTGTCATTTTTACCAAAGTTGTTGTCCGTTCAAGTTGTTGCTTATTAGGAGTACTATATGTGTTTATGCATGGGCATATTCCTAGTGAGCTTTTTATATCTCGTGTCTCTGTTTGTCCCTTTTGTCATGAGCAAACGACAGATCAATTAACCGATTGGCAGTTTTGCTTAGGTGGCGTGCATATACATGACACGGTTTCGCTGAAGTGCGGTGCGGGCTGATTTGCTTGGTACCATCACAAAGATCTCTGAGTTGAAAAATACCAGTGCATATGTGTCACTTACATGTAAGTCCAGATTTCACATGTCATCGATCCTTACgcagggttttcaatttcgaaATTAGATTTTATGCCCAGGGTTTCCGAAATTTCAagccgaaattatttgaaaatttgactgaatttgaataaaattttaccaaattcacaaaaaaaaatgcaaaaaaccaaaaatttcggGCGAGATTTGAGCATGCCGGTGGGTGGGGggcgaaatttcggaaatttcgaacCGACATTTCAAACCCTGTCCTTACGTACAATAGTATTTTTTGCACCTCACATATCGTTACGATGGTTTTCTCAAAAATTTTCTCTTTATGGTATTACGGTCGATAGAAAATGGAGAAAAATCGTACCTTGCATTTTTGACCGTTAGATGCACTTTGAGATTCATACATGCTGtaaaggaggaaaagaaattGATACACGCATGAGGGACTGAACCATCAACGTTTGGCCCAAGCCCACGAAAGTAGCCATCTGCATGTTGAAATATATAGTGCAGTGGTAAGGGATGTGTGATTTCAAACTTGAGGTCCTGTACGTGTTCAATCCTCAAAACGTTCACAATTTCTTCTTTAAAAATGCTTGGAGAGACATCTCTCCCTCtaaatctctcttttttttaactgcTGTTGCCAGTGGTCACGATCATGCTAGTACTCTCTCCATGCGTTGATCAACACatattatgtttgtttgtttcttcttgCTGAGTTCATTGGTGCTGTCATGTTAAAATTATTGCTGGTGTAAGCGGAAGCAAGATTCCTTAATCGTTGAAGAAATTCTGCTGGTGACTTACTGTTCACTTAGTTTATGTATGCATGTGTCGAGATAAATTTGCACTTCAGTTCTAGCTTATTTACGTTGTACTGAAATTGCGATATAATGTGCATTCACAAATTGTTCTGTTTTTTTGTGGTTGCTATTAGTGGTACTTACTACATTACGACGCTAATGATCTACACTGCTGAATTTAGTGTGTAAGCAATATTTGGTCCTAGATCATGTTTACACGTGGAAGAGGGTGTTTGACAGAGCTCAATATGTAGTATCTTGGCCTTATTCCACTTCATGGTTCCTGAGTTAGATGATATATTGTACTGCTGTTGAGAGAATTTTAGGTTTGCAGCGAAGCCTGGCCTTCTAATTAAACTGGCCTTTATTACTGAACAATCTCTTCATCTCTTGGGCTCTTGgcatttcttgttttcttttggtgtTACAGCTCGAATATATCTTGGCATTTCTcgctcttctgatgattgatgTGCTGAACATTGCCTTTGGATTACTACCTCTCTTCCAGCTCCCATAGAATTCAGAGATCATACAACTTGTATGTTTGGCTATGTATATCCGGTTGAATGTAGAGGCTGGATTTATtctaattttctaaaaattgaACTTGGTGTGTGCCTGTATTTGTTATCGTGCAGAGGCTGTAGCATATTTGACAGACTTGCTAAACTCGGCTGTTTCTCTGTTAAGATTCTCACCCAGGCAACTTGTCATGCGACAATTAGGGCACCAAAAACCTTGTTCCGATTTCCCAATGTGATGGCGACGATAAAATTGTCGACGAGAGTCCACGGCCTCTGAATGCGATGCGGCAGCTTCTCCTCGTTGTCTCACGGCATGATGTCACTTAGATGAGCTTCGTCCTCCCAGCATGCTGCGACCAGAGTTTGCACTTTCGATTTCGATCAAAATTTACGAAATTTCAGGATTTTCAGCATTTCTAGACTGAAATTATTTgaatatttaaataaattttgactgaatttaaataaactttaaccaaattcattaaaaaagagaaaaatctaaaaattccGAGCGCGAACatgtgggggggggggtttcCAAAATTACCAAAATCTTGACTCggaatctatactttctataaagttataacccactaactctaaagtttaacatgcaaccatgccacatcatcacccactaacaataattacatattcaatctcatgcaagcatgcaagagcatctacaatctatttaattctacaattAAATtaggggcaattgcaaatttaccactactttgaatcgCTATTGTAAAAttgccactagaaaattgcaaaaataccactagaactgtcattcgagtggcatccttgcaatattgaaaaaaccgatggcaaatttgcaaatgccccaaaTTAGATTAACATGCAAGTATATTCAATCATTACTTCTCACATTATTTCCACAATAGTTTTACAAATCtctctatcatttttataatatttaatatgtaCATATCAATATGTTTTACATTAAAGTGTGGATTTGATAAATATTGATAAGCCCTgagatttgattatttttttctttttactcctagctgaattataaaaaaaatagcattaaAAAATTACTTAGTAATTCTCGCAGTAAATCGCAGGAAATcccctagttataataattggctgtgaCACGTAGAGCAGCAGAGGTGCTCGGGGGTAAAGATGGGTTCATGCACAAAGACATGGAGGTGCGGCTGCAGGCCTCCAGATCGGCTGTGGCAGCCACAGGCGTGAGGGACCCGGGGAATGGCAACAATGACAAGTGGGGCCTAGGTGGAGCCGCCGAGTCGCGGAACGGTGGTCGGTGGGAGAAAGCAGCTCTCGCCGCTCGAATAGTCAGAGGACAATGAGAAAAGTGGGGAAACAAGGGGCATGTGCATTTCTGTCTTTCTCTCTACGGTTAGTTTAACAACATACTAATGATAGATTGACGGGGATGTCCTCGAGTGAAGAAAAATTATGGTCCAATGGCATATATATAACGGAACACAATTGATAATCTTCACTCagaaaaaaagaggggaaacTTCTTGTGAATCTCGAACCATTGGATTACATCAAGATTTGTGTGTATGTGAATTTTTGGGGGCTCTTTCTCCTCTAGCTTCGATGAACTCCTCGCCTAACTCCTGGAATAAACCTACATATTTGCCTTTGGAGTTGGGATAAGGGGTAGGAGGATGGGTTGGGGAACGGAAAGAGAGGCCAGATGGTGGGTAGCGGATACAGGTGAACGGTAAGGTATTGCTGGTATAGTTGAAGCTGCAGGGTTGGAGGAGGGCAGGGCCAATGGCAGGCTGCTAGATCCGAATATGTCATGAGGTGGGGGCATCTCGCCGTTGCCATGCTTGGGGAGAAGGAGATGTAGGGAGAGGGGAGAACGGCCAACGGGACCTCGCTAGCGCTGTTGGCACCTTCCAACGCTGGCGAGGCCAAGAGGCAGGGAGGAAGAATGGGAAGAGGAAGGCTAAGGTTACTAGCACGAATCTTGATGTAGTCCTAGCCATTGGACTAAGATTAAGGGGTTTTCTATCAAATGTTTAATAGATAATCCCATAGAGAAATTGCCAATTTCCAGTGGTATATATATAAGGGAACTGGATAATTTGACACTACTACATAATGGATTTTTGCGTGCAACGATTTTCACGTGTGGATCTTTCAACCATCTGTAAAGAAGTGTCTGCAAAAATcactatttttccgtgcgggatGATTATGtcgcccgcatgcaaaaatggaaaaccaaaaaaaataaaatccaaaaaaacaaaaccctaatcctaaagctgccgccgccgtcctccccgccgtcaccatcgcggtcgccgtcgtcgtcgtcgccgacaccGTAGCCGGATCCGTAGCCGCCCTActgtccgcccgccgccgtatCCGGGCGGGGGGCggtcgcccaccgccgcgcgcacgccgcTCCCGgtcgccgagcccgccgccgagagcccgccgccgccaagcccgccacgggaggagaaggaggcggcaccggaggaggaggggaaggaggcgcgcggcgcCACAGAAGgagaaggtgagagagaggaaagtgAGAAGAGGAGACGAAAGTGAGGAGAAGAtattggggagagagagaggagataagggggccgaggggagagagaaggaaattTAAAATGTTTGGAATAGGATGAGAGGGAACAAGTATTTTCCTGTGTGGGTAGATTAGgaggcccgcacgcgaaaatcggcTTAGTTTTGCATGCGGGCGACGGTCCGGCTCCGGTCCACCTATTTTTCTGTGCGGTTTCACTTACGGCCCGCCTGGAAATTAAACGGTCCGGCGTCCAGGAAAATATTTGCTGTAGTAGTGTGAGTAGCATAGAAATTATTTTCTctacaaatatatagttttagaaAAGAATGaaactttaaaaactttcaacattAGTATCATTTTAAAATTCTAGATTCATTGCATAGAAATCAtatttgtagattttttttatatgttaatTTTTAAGTATTACAGCTTTTTATACTTTAACAATTTTCGCTACATCAATGAGTATATACGAGTATTCGAGAAGAAAACTGTTATAGTACTTTAAACATAATTGACTAAAAAACGCTACTAATTAGCTTTCAATAAAATTAAGCTTGGTGAACTTATTATGCATAAAGAAAACCTTCGGATGGCACTCAAACACATACCTCTAACAAGTTAATcaagaataattatatatatgactaCGAGATCTGCTTTAAGCCAGACAAATCGATTAACCGTTTCTTGATTGAATCATGCAACAAGAATTATTCATCTGGTTAAGAGGATGTCGACTAGTAGCTCGCGTCTGCCCTCCTTGATTTGAAGCAGCTCAAACAATCTAGACAAAAGATATCTTGCGTCTTTCTTTAGGCCATGCACTTCGACGAGTAATGTTAGGAGGTAGAAGAAAAAAACTGGCACCCTGTGTAACACAATTACCACGGCAGAAGTAACTTGTTAGTAACATATACTCACTCCCTACATTTTGTAAGGCATATTTTAGTTTTACATGGTCGTTTAATTGAATTTTGAATGTcagaaagtattttctacacctaggtgccatggtgtatgcatgtaatttaaacaattatataaaaaatacataaaatttaataagatagtccatgataatataagacactatGCAAATATGTAAGTCTAAATTCGATCGAtatatgaagaaacaaaaataacaaattttatctgcaCTATACGGGTACTATTGActgtctgattttattatttttgtttctctagttgTAGATTAAATTTAGTCATGCATGTTTGTATATAGACTTGTATCATCACAAacgatgttactaatttttttcaattttttctataactatttgagttGCATGTAAATGATAGGTGCCGTGGcacctaggtgtagaaaatcctTGTCCTTTTGAATGTAAATCTATCTTATACTAGTAAATTATCTGtagtttttaaaaagaaagtCGCTTTTTATAGCTGTACGCCTGTACATTTAAACAGACTCAAACTATATTATACAACTGTATATTGGTAGAATCCTCATATGCCTGTAGGTTATCTGAATCTGAACAGTTTAGTTTTAAAACGTGCAAAGTTTGAGCCTAGCTTGGAATATATATATGAGCGCTAGCTACTCGTAAATTTGGATGAAGTGAGCATAATATCATTCAAGGAATTAGCAAGCAAAGGGTTCTTACTTGATGTAATCCAAGGGCACGAAGTTCTTATGGAAATCCTTGGCGATAAAAATTAAGGCAATaactgcaaaagaaaaaaaaaatcattactcTCGTGGATCACttcaattattattattcaggTCCATGCATGTATATACGCAAGGTAaattctctatatatatatgagatgacGAACTGACTGGTTTTGATCCGGGTGATGTACTCGTTGGGGAATCCCTGCTTCCGGACCTGCGACGACAAGACGCTGAGCTTGTAGAACGCGTACCCCAGCACAGCATCGACGAACAACGAAGGATTCATCTTCAGCAGTTGATAGCATCCAACACACGCGATGAGTGCACCtaatttcagactttcagtaaTCAAATTAACCACGCAAATTGTACATGTGTTCATCAATAAGTATAGTATGTAGTCACAGATTAATGTCTGACACTGAGTAATTTTAACGATAAATATAGTCAATTATCCGTCGATCGAGCGTCGACGTTTCCGAAGAAATGCTTCTGATTCCAATTGTTTTCACCCCCTTATAGTACGTACTCTAGGTACTTACCGGTGGGCATGCCGATATTGTAATCCTCAATATCGAAGGCGGTCTTGAGCGAGAAGAGACGGTTGAAGTTGTCCACCAGCGGGCGGAGCACGTAGGCGGCGGCGTCCCTCACCGCCTCCCGCGCTGGCCGGTCCAAGTCCACGATGGGGCCGCAGGTGCACAAGCTCGCACCGGCCGCACGAGCGCGGCGCCGtgcccgcgccgcggcggcggcggcggctggcagtGGCACCACCACCGATGGCgccgtgcgggcggcggcggcagcggcgaggcgcaCGCGCGTGGGGTAGCGATGCCCGCGGGTGGAGGAcgaggtggccgccgccgccgccgcaggagcgcgccgcggcgtgacgccgacgccgacgccgacgcgcagAGCAAGATGCGGACCGAGAAGCatgggcggcgccgacgacgacgccatgacGTACGGCGTGTGAGCCCACAACGATCGAACCTGTACTGTGACACGGCGGATGGTGTACTCCCTAGTCCATCCTTCCCCTAAAAAGTCAAGCTAGGATAAGATGAGATGTTTCCTAACACAATAAACCCGGACAAAAACTCGTACTCCCAGATTCATCTCATATTATTAACCGGAAGGagtatatctatttttttttcctttcacgcGTGATGGCGTCGCAGGTCTTGTCCTCTTTGCCGTACTCCCTCGCCGTCACGCGCTTTggcactgcgccgccgccacggcgagccgccgcgcggGTCAGCCTCCGCCGCCAGCAAACGTCCCGcgacggcgccctcctccttcgCTCCCTGACGACGACGCGCTCGGTACGTAAAGCTCGTGCCGCCGCTATCGATCTCTCTCTTAAATTCTCCTCTCCTCTGATGATCAGAGATCTCTCTTGATCGGTGGAAAATTGCAGCGGTGCGCTCCGGCggcagaaggcggcggcggcgccaaggaggcggcggaggcagctggCGACCCCGACGACGAGCTGTGGCCGTGGGACGAGTTCCCCGAGGACGCCGTGTTCGTGAAGGACGACTTCGCCACCGTCCAATCCAAGTTCTCGTGCGAGTCGGgggaggccgcggccgcgctcaaggacgccggcgccgacgtgcTCCGCCCGTTGCTGGACAACTTCAACCATCTCCGCTCCCTCAACACCGTCTTCGACACCGAGGATTACCATGTCGGCATGCCCACCATGTCGGCATGCCCTTTGGTAAGTAATTAACGTGAGTGATGCAATTTCGTACTACCTAGCAATCGCATTACAACTACAACTAGCCCAATTTAATTTTACgagaaacaattttttttcctcattacATAGATTATAAGATAGACGCACACAATCGCACACACCACACTAAACTCGCTCCTAAATACATGGCTGTGTTAGCATGTAGGGGATGGGAACACAttccctccgcacggaaaacggagcggttcattagcgcgtgattaattaagtattagctattttttttaaaaaaatagattaatttgattttttaagcaaccttcgaatataaacttttttttaaaaaaacacatcgtttagcagtttgaaaaatgtgcgcGCGGAAGACGAGGGAGAGTTGTTGGGAACATGGGTTTCCAAACACAGCATTCAAAGAAATGGAGTTCTTCACTTAAATCTTTCGCAGCGCGTGGTCTGCCTCTTTAGCATGGCGTCTAAGTGTTGACGAGTAACGTGATGTGATTTGATGAGCACGTAAGTAACTATGTTTTATTTTGCTGTTGAAATATTAGGTATGCTCATTGCATGCATTGGGTGTTATAACCTCTTCAAGATGAATCCAACCACGTTCATAGACGCGGCCCTCGGTTACACGTTCTACAGGCTCTGCATCGTGTCGTCGCAGCTCCGGAGAAGAGGCTTTTCCAACGACCTCATCATCCGGGTTAAATTTGGTCAGTTACTGCATCCGCAATCTGATTCAGCTGTTTCCTATTTCTTAAAAGCAAATTCTTTTGGTATCGCTATGCCTCTCGATGATTTTTCCTTTGCAGTCGTCATGGTGGTTATGGCTATCAATGATATCAACAACCGCATTTATTGGCTTGATGCTATCAGGTATGAATGTATGATCCACACACTCACAATGtgttatggttttttttttttaattttaaccatatCGATCCAAACTAAAAATTAGACATACCGTCTAATCGAGAGGGGTTGATCGATCCCAAAGACTATTTGGTTGTGTTTTTTGTTTTGAGAGGTTGGGAACCCCTCTCCTTCGCACATAAAACAAAATGATAGATTAACGCATGATCAGACATGTAAAACGTCTCTGATATGTAAAACAAAAAGATCATGGACGTCCCTTTAAGGGGCAAAATGACTAGGCGAGATTAGATaaaatttgaaggaaaaaaataattaggtgATTGaaaatagtagatcaaactaTTGTTTCATGCATGGTTGCATATTCCTTTACATATTGACTTGCTCCTTTACATTGTATTGACTTGCGTTGACATGCTGTAATTAACTAcgtgacatgcatgcatgtacaggGCACCTGTCTATTTCCTCTAGAGCTTAACGTTTGCTTTTGAGTTGGCTGgtattagggcagtcccaacccataccactagacatggttttcataaactctacatcatcaagaaactagtattaGACACTATTCTTCCAATGCAAATATCATTATTCCATagttcaatttaatgctacttatctcatatgatgttttggatgttatgtagaaaccatgtctcatgcaatacatggttttcttctcttttctcatttattcacttgtcacatcaatttttttttatcctaggtgacaacttatttaatactatggacactattctagtcattgggttggaaATGCCCTTAAGAAGTGTGTGAAGTATCTTTTGGCCTCAGTTGCCCTCTTGGGTAAGTCATGAAAAAGGAAGACGCGAGCTGCGCAAGCTGCTGCCCAAGTTTGAACTTGCACCTGTGTCTGAGAGGCTATCAAAAtggtaataattaatacttcatccgtttcatattataagactttctagcattgtccacatttattatatgtatgttaatgaatctagacatatatatgtgcatatatttattaacatttatatgaatataggtaatgctagaaagtcttataatctgaaatgaaGGTGGTAGATCAATGTGTATTCATGGATGGCCAGGCTATACTACATAATTAGCTGAGGAAATTTTGTTCTGCCCTACTTGGCACACTTTGAGAGATGGTTATTTGGTTAATCAATTACTTTGCGTTTCAGAAGATATGTGATTCAGGCTCCAATGAAGTGCAGTTGCTTCTGTAATTTCGTCCAGTTTATTATGCGTTTGGATCAAACAAGGGGGGTTAACAAGTTAATTCTCACTGTAAATAGACAAAAGCATTGCTGTCTGATTGAGATCGAGACCATGTTTTACAATGGTGCTGCTACGTGTTTGGCCAGTTTTTGAACCTATGACCGATGACAGtcaaatgaacaaaaaaaaatcagtaagtTGGTAAAAACAATACTCCATCACGAAATTATACAACTACTGCTTTCTAAAGACACCAGGGGTGGATCTACCCATTAGATAGGGTGGGTCGATCGACTCAGCTACGACTCGTGTCACCCCAAAGTccaaattgaaaattaaaaatatagcgAAGGGTGATCCAAAGTAAATTCCTTAGCAATAGAAGGTGCTCCAAATTGTAAATTTACTGTATGGAGATATATAGTTAGGACAAAACATTCTTCTGAAATTCACCCTTGGTTTTCAGAAGATTAATTGTGAGGATCAGATAATTCcttgcatatttttttcacaaaaatatataaaataaacaaatgtaGAAAGATACTATAGAGTAAATACTGGCATCCTGCGTCAAGAAACAAATAGTCAGTAACCAAGTCAAATGATGCACAGTGACATATATAAGAACATAAGCAAAAGTATATAAAAACATCAATGA comes from the Oryza glaberrima chromosome 9, OglaRS2, whole genome shotgun sequence genome and includes:
- the LOC127785435 gene encoding uncharacterized protein LOC127785435 gives rise to the protein MPTGALIACVGCYQLLKMNPSLFVDAVLGYAFYKLSVLSSQVRKQGFPNEYITRIKTIIALIFIAKDFHKNFVPLDYIKVPVFFFYLLTLLVEVHGLKKDARYLLSRLFELLQIKEGRRELLVDILLTR
- the LOC127785397 gene encoding uncharacterized protein LOC127785397; translation: MASQVLSSLPYSLAVTRFGTAPPPRRAAARVSLRRQQTSRDGALLLRSLTTTRSRCAPAAEGGGGAKEAAEAAGDPDDELWPWDEFPEDAVFVKDDFATVQSKFSCESGEAAAALKDAGADVLRPLLDNFNHLRSLNTVFDTEDYHVGMPLGMLIACIGCYNLFKMNPTTFIDAALGYTFYRLCIVSSQLRRRGFSNDLIIRVKFVVMVVMAINDINNRIYWLDAIR
- the LOC127784097 gene encoding uncharacterized protein LOC127784097, producing the protein MEWRDSFLDLILIPLSLLVPMAYHVWLWRAVRLTPLRTAAGINSATRRLWAISMTKDNEKKAVLVVQSLRNVIMGSTLVATTAILFCTGIAAVLSSTYTIKKPLSDAVFGAHGEYMMALKYVALLLLFLVAFLSHSLAICFLNEASFLINTSPTLLAGGDGAGDDGGRRLLGLPSTRDYMEEALEKGFTLNFVGNRIFFAGVPLLLWIFGPLLAFLSSLVMIPILYNLDVVNVKSHRGGDCGCGCGNGKSSVDKNGAAAAMDCTLV